CCGACGCGCGCGCGCCGAACAGCTTCGACGCATCCGGCGTGGCGACATCGAGCGACGCTTCGAGCATCAGCGCATCCATGCTCGGAAAATGACGATACGCGGTGGCACGCGACACCATCGCTTCTTCGGCGATATCTTCGAGGCTCGGCTTGCGCCCCTGCTGCATCAATCGCGATGCCGCCTGCAGCAAGTCCTTGCGCGTGCGCCGCTTCTGGTTCGCACGCCCGTTGATCGTCACGTCTGCCATATCACGCTTGCGGTAACTGTTGAATGATGGCGGCGAGATCGACCCACACGTTCTCGCGCCTGATTTGCCCGTTCTCCGCGAATTCCAGCACATGCAGCATGCGGAATTCGAGCGGACGTCCACGGCCTTCGAGTCCGAACGGCCTGCCCGACGCCTTGCCGCGCCATAGTGATTCGTCGATCACAAAGCCTTCGCCATAGAGACGCCGCAGGCATTCCACCCTGCTCTCCGACAGATCCGCGAACAGCGCCTCGTAAAACGGCCTTACTTCATCGCGGCCACGCACCGGCCCCGCAGGCCAGCCGATCACATCATGCTCGACATCCGGCGCAAGCGTGGCGAGCACGCCGTCTACGTCGTCGCGTCGCTCGAAACCGAAATGCTCTTCGATTTTCCCGTCCATCTGCACCGCTGTCAGCGTCATGATTGGCTCCTCGCGCGATTGCGTTCGCGCCGTTCGCCAATTCATTCTAGTGAGACTTCAGTCTCATTACAAGATAGTAATGTATCGACTTGCGCGAGTGTTCCGGGACGCCGCACCGCCCATCGGCGGCGCCTTGTTTTCAACCCCGGCATACTGCACGCTTCTGGCTCCCCGCGAGCGCTCAACAGGAGATGTCATGTCGGCCGTGTCGGCATTCAAGCTGGTGCTGCTTTCGCTGATTGCGATCATCGCGCTCGAACTGATCGCCAGGCGTCTGCGCTTGCCGCCCGCTGCGGCGT
This Paraburkholderia sabiae DNA region includes the following protein-coding sequences:
- a CDS encoding ester cyclase — protein: MTLTAVQMDGKIEEHFGFERRDDVDGVLATLAPDVEHDVIGWPAGPVRGRDEVRPFYEALFADLSESRVECLRRLYGEGFVIDESLWRGKASGRPFGLEGRGRPLEFRMLHVLEFAENGQIRRENVWVDLAAIIQQLPQA